In a single window of the Raphanus sativus cultivar WK10039 chromosome 9, ASM80110v3, whole genome shotgun sequence genome:
- the LOC130499799 gene encoding GDSL esterase/lipase At4g10955-like translates to MGGGVNRDDFSRVGPHYLTCVDWSNSNHRTAVTSSLVQGVYSMQRDRMKKRKPLSNPWWESFGFSLDKPLINEDDNSIYGAVFEYKNNQNIPHSGSGVPPSYVIAFRGTMLKFKTWRKDLEEDLRCLFTNLSNGTRFKHAIQTIETVLEKHSTKKTSVWLTGHSLGAGIALLAGKTMTKRGFPLETYVFSPPISSIPLDSLSGLDVVKDIFRFAECIFKVTLSVLFDLKTKADDPRIAKWIPYVYVNPSDIVCAEYIGLLKHKNVMADFGLSEFEILGAGVSIRSLVFGDEIGEPIQLLSSADMTVNKNKPNVETNNMLKKWWYKFKKAHALAQWWDPNPDLRVNWETHSIRPSTPCLDMEPTSSS, encoded by the exons ATGGGAGGAGGAGTGAATCGCGATGATTTCAGCCGTGTTGGCCCCCACTATCTTACCTGTGTTGATTG gtCAAACTCCAACCATCGGACCGCAGTGACATCAAGTTTGGTACAGGGAGTCTACTCAATGCAACGGGATAGGATGAAGAAACGGAAACCACTATCCAACCCCTGGTGGGAATCCTTTGGTTTCTCTTTAGACAAGCCCTTGATCAACGAAGATGATAACTCCATATACGGTGCCGTTTTCGAGTATAAAAACAACCAGAATATACCTCATTCGGGATCGGGAGTGCCTCCGAGTTACGTGATTGCCTTTCGCGGCACGATGCTGAAATTCAAAACTTGGCGTAAGGATTTGGAAGAAGACCTTCGATGCTTGTTCACCAACCTTAGCAACGGAACTAGGTTCAAACATGCCATACAAACAATCGAAACTGTGCTGGAGAAACACAGTACCAAGAAAACTTCTGTCTGGCTCACTGGACACTCTCTCGGAGCAGGTATAGCGTTGTTGGCTGGGAAGACCATGACGAAACGTGGATTCCCTCTCGAGACTTACGTATTCAGCCCGCCCATCTCGTCTATTCCTCTAGATAGTCTATCTGGTCTTGATGTGGTTAAAGACATCTTTCGATTCGCCGAGTGTATCTTCAAAGTGACCTTATCCGTGCTCTTTGATCTCAAG ACTAAAGCAGACGATCCAAGAATAGCAAAGTGGATACCTTACGTATATGTGAACCCATCAGATATAGTCTGTGCAGAATACATTGGtcttttgaaacacaaaaacgTCATGGCTGATTTCGGATTAAGCGAATTTGAGATTCTTGGTGCTGGAGTCTCTATCAGGAGTCTTGTTTTCGGAGATGAAATAGGAGAACCTATTCAACTTCTTTCGTCAGCCGATATGACAGTAAACAAGAATAAACCTAATGTTGAGACAAATAATATGCTTAAGAAATGGTGGTATAAGTTTAAGAAGGCTCATGCTCTTGCTCAATGGTGGGATCCAAACCCAGATCTTCGGGTAAATTGGGAAACCCACAGCATTAGGCCATCTACACCATGTCTGGATATGGAGCCAACATCCTCCTCTTGA
- the LOC130499635 gene encoding GDSL esterase/lipase At4g10955-like isoform X1: MGGGARGSKNSNPKHLPYIDWSDSYHRTVVMSSLIQGVYLLQQEKQVNPLTNRWWESFGFSLATILINQDDGSIYGAVFENNKYQNEHYSEMRPRSVIAFRGTLLKSETWYSDVKEGMRCFFNNLNKGSRFQQATQAVKNVLEKHPTETTSVWLAGHSLGAGIALMVGRTLAKDRFPLKTFAFNPPILLSSLGIIPNIDVFKGMFLFAESCIKVAVVAYQQTQEDDPRLAAWTPYLYVNPSDGFCSECIDIFKYKTFMACIGLGKFERISASISLRCLTFGIESGEPILLLSSADMLVNMNKSDVETSNVLEKPLKKAHGLEQWWETANWKIYNLRP; encoded by the exons atgggagGAGGAGCGAGGGGTTCAAAGAACTCTAATCCCAAGCATCTTCCATACATTGATTg GTCAGACTCCTACCATCGAACCGTAGTGATGTCAAGTTTGATACAGGGAGTCTACTTATTGCAACAGGAAAAGCAAGTGAACCCACTAACCAACCGCTGGTGGGAATCCTTCGGTTTCTCTTTAGCCACGATCTTGATCAACCAAGATGATGGATCCATATACGGCGCCGTTTTCGAGAATAACAAATACCAGAATGAACATTATTCTGAAATGCGTCCGCGTTCCGTCATTGCCTTTCGCGGCACGCTTCTTAAATCAGAAACTTGGTATTCTGATGTGAAAGAAGGCATGCGATGCTTTTTCAACAACCTTAATAAAGGCAGTAGGTTTCAACAAGCCACACAAGCAGTCAAAAATGTACTGGAGAAACACCCTACCGAGACAACATCTGTCTGGTTAGCTGGACACTCTCTGGGAGCAGGTATAGCGCTGATGGTCGGGAGGACCTTGGCGAAAGATAGATTCCCCCTCAAAACCTTCGCATTCAACCCGCCCATCTTGCTTAGCTCTCTAGGCATAATACCTAATATTGATGTGTTTAAAGGCATGTTTCTCTTCGCTGAGAGTTGCATCAAAGTGGCCGTGGTCGCTTATCAACAG ACTCAAGAAGACGATCCAAGATTAGCAGCGTGGACACCTTACTTATATGTGAACCCATCAGATGGATTCTGTTCAGAATGCAttgatattttcaaatacaaaacATTCATGGCATGTATCGGATTAGGCAAATTTGAGAGAATCAGTGCTTCAATCTCTCTTAGGTGTCTAACTTTCGGAATAGAAAGCGGAGAACCTATTCTACTTCTTTCGTCAGCCGATATGTTAGTAAACATGAACAAATCTGATGTTGAGACATCTAATGTGCTTGAGAAGCCGTTGAAGAAGGCTCATGGACTTGAGCAATGGTGGGAGACAGCAAATTGGAAAATCTACAACCTTAGACCATAA
- the LOC130499635 gene encoding GDSL esterase/lipase At4g10955-like isoform X2 produces MSSLIQGVYLLQQEKQVNPLTNRWWESFGFSLATILINQDDGSIYGAVFENNKYQNEHYSEMRPRSVIAFRGTLLKSETWYSDVKEGMRCFFNNLNKGSRFQQATQAVKNVLEKHPTETTSVWLAGHSLGAGIALMVGRTLAKDRFPLKTFAFNPPILLSSLGIIPNIDVFKGMFLFAESCIKVAVVAYQQTQEDDPRLAAWTPYLYVNPSDGFCSECIDIFKYKTFMACIGLGKFERISASISLRCLTFGIESGEPILLLSSADMLVNMNKSDVETSNVLEKPLKKAHGLEQWWETANWKIYNLRP; encoded by the exons ATGTCAAGTTTGATACAGGGAGTCTACTTATTGCAACAGGAAAAGCAAGTGAACCCACTAACCAACCGCTGGTGGGAATCCTTCGGTTTCTCTTTAGCCACGATCTTGATCAACCAAGATGATGGATCCATATACGGCGCCGTTTTCGAGAATAACAAATACCAGAATGAACATTATTCTGAAATGCGTCCGCGTTCCGTCATTGCCTTTCGCGGCACGCTTCTTAAATCAGAAACTTGGTATTCTGATGTGAAAGAAGGCATGCGATGCTTTTTCAACAACCTTAATAAAGGCAGTAGGTTTCAACAAGCCACACAAGCAGTCAAAAATGTACTGGAGAAACACCCTACCGAGACAACATCTGTCTGGTTAGCTGGACACTCTCTGGGAGCAGGTATAGCGCTGATGGTCGGGAGGACCTTGGCGAAAGATAGATTCCCCCTCAAAACCTTCGCATTCAACCCGCCCATCTTGCTTAGCTCTCTAGGCATAATACCTAATATTGATGTGTTTAAAGGCATGTTTCTCTTCGCTGAGAGTTGCATCAAAGTGGCCGTGGTCGCTTATCAACAG ACTCAAGAAGACGATCCAAGATTAGCAGCGTGGACACCTTACTTATATGTGAACCCATCAGATGGATTCTGTTCAGAATGCAttgatattttcaaatacaaaacATTCATGGCATGTATCGGATTAGGCAAATTTGAGAGAATCAGTGCTTCAATCTCTCTTAGGTGTCTAACTTTCGGAATAGAAAGCGGAGAACCTATTCTACTTCTTTCGTCAGCCGATATGTTAGTAAACATGAACAAATCTGATGTTGAGACATCTAATGTGCTTGAGAAGCCGTTGAAGAAGGCTCATGGACTTGAGCAATGGTGGGAGACAGCAAATTGGAAAATCTACAACCTTAGACCATAA
- the LOC108828609 gene encoding phosphatidylinositol 4-kinase gamma 3, which yields MSFASVALCPALEEFVNFPRFGLNLDDPILIFLNIAESLNPMRVMESDSLASVKLTIQSIKGFFVKKQKLLYDGRELARDYVLANEKLLRLVIKLSDLQAMTLGGKAIELFLERSRSVGYVKQKLTELGSSALYDGLTLDGEELDDDQRLVTDLCKNGENVIHLLIKNPSKDFFVEPLVVNREIELPSLLKELISSTIDGLEKGNAPIKSSDGSGGAYFMQDQSGHKYVSVFKPIDEEPMAVNNPHGQPLSVDGEGLKKGTQVGEGAFREVAAYILDYPMTGPRTFPNDQPGFSGVPPTAMVKCLHKDFNHPNGYSFSQENAKIGSLQMFVSNVGTCEDMGYGVFPVDQVHKISVLDIRLANADRHGGNILVSRDGNDGQIVLTPIDHGYCFPNKFEDCTFEWLYWPQAKEPYSSQTLEYIKTLDAEQDIELLRFHGWEIPPSCARVFRISTMLLKKGAAKGLTPFAIGSIMCRETLEKESVIERIICDAEAMVSPETTEEEFISTVSAIMDRCLDQYSLN from the exons ATGTCATTTGCTAGTGTAGCTCTATGTCCAGCCTTGGAAGAATTTGTCAACTTCCCACGGTTTGGTTTGAACTTAGACGACCCAATCCTGATATTCCTTAACATCGCCGAATCTCTGAACCCGATGCGGGTCATGGAGTCAGATTCTCTTGCGTCCGTGAAGCTGACGATTCAGAGTATCAAGGGATTTTTTGTGAAGAAGCAGAAGCTGCTCTACGATGGTCGAGAGCTAGCTCGAGATTACGTTCTCGCGAACGAGAAGCTGTTGCGTTTGGTTATTAAGCTTTCTGATCTCCAAGCCATGACCCTTGGTGGTAAGGCGATTGAGCTCTTTCTTGAGAGGAGTAGAAGCGTTGGTTACGTGAAGCAGAAGTTAACCGAGCTCGGGAGTAGTGCATTGTATGATGGACTCACGTTGGATGGTGAAGAGCTAGATGATGACCAGAGACTCGTCACTGATCTCTGTAAAAACGGAGAGAATGTGATTCACTTGCTGATTAAAAATCCATCTAAAGATTTCTTTGTGGAGCCTCTTGTTGTTAACCGTGAGATTGAACTGCCTTCACTGCTCAAAGAGCTTATCAGCTCAACTATAGATGGCTTGGAGAAAGGAAACGCCCCTATCAAATCATCTGATGGGTCAGGGGGAGCTTACTTCATGCAAGACCAATCCGGACACAAGTATGTATCCGTCTTCAAACCAATAGACGAGGAGCCAATGGCCGTGAACAATCCACACGGACAACCTCTTTCAGTCGACGGGGAAGGACTAAAGAAAGGCACACAAGTTGGTGAAGGAGCTTTTAGAGAAGTAGCAGCGTACATTTTGGACTACCCCATGACCGGACCACGAACTTTTCCTAATGACCAACCCGGTTTCTCTGGAGTTCCACCAACAGCAATGGTCAAATGTTTGCACAAAGACTTCAACCATCCCAATGGTTATAGTTTCTCTCAAGAGAACGCGAAGATTGGTTCGTTGCAGATGTTTGTGAGCAACGTTGGAACTTGTGAAGATATGGGATACGGAGTCTTCCCTGTTGATCAGGTTCACAAGATATCGGTTCTGGACATTAGGCTTGCTAATGCAGATCGTCATGGTGGTAACATTTTGGTTAGCCGAGATGGAAATGATGGTCAGATTGTGCTTACACCAATCGACCACGGCTATTGCTTTCCAAATAAG TTTGAAGACTGCACATTTGAGTGGCTATACTGGCCTCAAGCAAAAGAGCCATACTCTTCACAGACACTTGAATACATTAAAACCTTGGACGCTGAGCAAGACATAGAACTTCTGAGGTTCCACGGTTGGGAGATTCCGCCTTCATGCGCCCGTGTCTTCCGCATCTCCACCATGCTTCTCAAGAAAGGTGCTGCGAAGGGTCTCACACCTTTTGCCATTGGAAGCATAATGTGCAGGGAAACACTCGAGAAAGAATCTGTGATCGAACGAATCATCTGTGATGCTGAAGCAATGGTGTCCCCAGAGACGACCGAAGAGGAGTTTATAAGCACAGTCTCTGCTATTATGGATCGATGCCTCGACCAGTATTCTCTGAACTGA
- the LOC108826308 gene encoding probable LRR receptor-like serine/threonine-protein kinase At4g20450, with amino-acid sequence MEGIPSVFFLVLMGRFFITHLASAQGQLGFISLDCGMPSNESSYTEYSTSLIYSSDADFIRTGERGRINNDEIEYLKPYRRLRYFPEGPRNCYNLTVVPGITYLIRAVFAYGNYDGLKIMPKFDLHVGPNLWTTIDFEDQLSDISKITIQEGIVEEIIHMSMSNSLDICLVKTGTTTPFISGLELRPMREDSYNTESGSLKLLFRQRFIRDFDEFDLQIRYPYDVHDRNWYTEVEVGSDWTQINTTLNVSSSDPFEMPQRLFSEAVTPKNSSKPMKMSWLLRKPYYQVDMYLHFADIQVLQPNDTRIFDVLCNNHTFYTGYRPLEYMVETVPLKSINMCEDRICALDLALVKAKSSTLPPLLNVIEAFGVLQLPNLETDENDVTAIKKIQATYRLHKINWQGDPCSPVLYKWDGLSCSSANLSTSLRIISLDLSASGLNGTISPDVTNLSQLQKLDLSTNNLTGGVPEFFSSMKALTIIDLSYNNLSGSVPQAICNMQKKGLKLIVEGNPNLCLSSCGTNGKRKRKVYVIIVVSIASIGIIAAVLLLIISINKKKTSVKALRPPIVAKKRSFTFGNVKEMTNNFARVVGEGGFGIVYHGYLNQEEQVAAKVLSQSSAQGYEQFKAEVELLIRVHHVNLVSLVGYCDEGEHLVLIYEYMHNEDLRKLLSGECASPPLSWENRLRIAAETAQGLEYLHIGCKPPMIHRDVKSTNILLDEHFQAKLGDFGLSRYSPTGSETHVSTNVVGSPGYLDPEYYRTNWLTEKSDVYSFGVVLLEIITSLPVIDHTREKPHIVEWVGIRLTNGDIKNIVDPSLAGDFCSSSMWKALELAMSCVTLSSSGRPTMSQVASELKACLFSEKLRKGDTPDVDLNSSTEPSMSVVGTEENPDAR; translated from the exons ATGGAAGGTATTCCAAGTGTATTTTTCTTGGTGCTGATGGGGAGGTTTTTCATTACACATCTTGCTAGTGCTCAAGGTCAACTAG GATTCATCAGCTTGGATTGTGGAATGCCAAGTAATGAGTCTAGTTACACCGAATATTCAACCAGTTTGATTTATTCATCGGATGCTGATTTCATCCGCACCGGAGAAAGGGGCAGAATCAATAATGACGAAATTGAGTACTTGAAGCCATATAGACGCTTGCGATATTTTCCCGAAGGACCAAGGAATTGCTACAATCTAACTGTTGTGCCGGGCATAACTTATCTTATTAGAGCTGTCTTCGCATATGGAAACTACGATGGTCTTAAAATTATGCCCAAATTTGATCTCCACGTAGGCCCTAACTTGTGGACAACCATAGATTTTGAAGACCAACTTTCGGATATCAGTAAGATCACAATTCAAGAAGGTATCGTAGAGGAGATTATTCACATGTCAATGTCAAACTCTTTGGACATATGTCTTGTTAAGACAGGAACAACAACGCCGTTCATATCAGGCTTAGAACTACGGCCCATGAGAGAAGATAGTTACAATACTGAATCCGGCTCCCTGAAGCTCTTATTTAGACAACGCTTTATCCGAGATTTTGACGAATTTGATCTTCAGATTCG GTATCCATATGATGTCCATGATCGTAACTGGTATACAGAGGTTGAGGTAGGCTCTGATTGGACACAAATAAACACCACCCTCAATGTAAGTAGTTCCGATCCCTTTGAAATGCCACAACGTTTATTTTCAGAGGCTGTGACACCCAAAAATTCCAGTAAGCCGATGAAAATGAGCTGGTTATTGCGGAAACCGTACTACCAAGTTGATATGTACCTTCACTTTGCTGATATACAAGTCCTCCAGCCGAATGATACTagaatatttgatgttttatgtaACAATCATACTTTTTACACTGGATATAGACCTCTAGAGTATATGGTAGAGACTGTACCTCTAAAATCTATCAATATGTGTGAGGATCGTATCTGCGCATTGGATTTGGCCCTCGTAAAAGCTAAATCGTCAACTCTCCCACCGCTGCTTAATGTCATTGAGGCTTTTGGAGTTCTCCAGCTACCTAATTTAGAAACGGATGAAAACGACG TGACTGCAATCAAGAAAATCCAAGCTACTTATAGATTACACAAAATCAATTGGCAAGGGGATCCATGTTCTCCTGTACTGTACAAGTGGGATGGTCTAAGCTGCAGTAGCGCTAATCTATCTACTTCCCTAAGAATTATTTCTTT AGATTTGTCTGCAAGTGGATTGAATGGTACCATATCACCTGACGTAACAAATCTAAGCCAGCTACAAAAATT GGACCTTTCAACTAATAATTTGACTGGAGGAGTCCCAGAGTTTTTCTCTAGCATGAAAGCATTAACCATCAT AGACTTGAGTTACAATAATCTTAGTGGCTCAGTTCCTCAAGCTATTTGTAACATGCAAAAGAAAGGCCTAAAGTTGAT TGTTGAAGGAAATCCAAATCTCTGTTTGTCTTCTTGCGGAACTAATGGAAAACGAAAAAGGAAAGTTTATGTCATCATTGTTGTGTCAATCGCTTCCATCGGTATTATTGCAGCTGTGCTTCTTCTGATCATTTCCATTAATAAAAAGAAGACGTCAGTGAAAG CGTTACGCCCGCCCATTGTGGCAAAAAAGAGAAGCTTTACTTTTGGAAATGTCAAGGAGATGACGAACAACTTTGCGAGAGTTGTTGGAGAAGGAGGGTTTGGTATAGTGTATCACGGTTATTTGAATCAAGAAGAACAGGTTGCAGCTAAAGTACTCTCTCAATCCTCAGCCCAAGGCTATGAGCAATTCAAGGCAGAG GTAGAACTTCTTATAAGAGTTCACCACGTAAACTTAGTAAGTCTCGTTGGCTATTGTGATGAAGGAGAACACTTAGTTCTCATTTATGAATATATGCACAATGAAGACTTAAGGAAACTTCTATCCG GAGAATGCGCAAGCCCACCATTGAGTTGGGAAAATAGGCTAAGGATTGCTGCAGAAACTGCACAAG GATTAGAGTATCTACATATTGGCTGCAAACCACCAATGATTCATAGAGATGTAAAATCTACAAATATCCTCCTCGATGAGCACTTCCAAGCAAAACTCGGCGATTTTGGTCTTTCAAGATATTCTCCAACAGGAAGCGAAACTCACGTGTCAACAAATGTTGTTGGATCACCCGGCTATCTTGATCCTGA ATATTACAGGACAAATTGGCTGACCGAGAAAAGTGATGTCTATAGCTTTGGAGTTGTATTATTGGAGATAATCACAAGTCTACCAGTGATTGATCATACTCGTGAAAAGCCTCACATAGTAGAATGGGTGGGAATTAGGCTAACAAATGgagatataaaaaatattgtggATCCAAGCCTTGCTGGAGACTTTTGCTCTAGTTCTATGTGGAAGGCTCTTGAACTAGCAATGTCTTGCGTTACTCTTTCTTCGTCTGGAAGACCAACCATGTCTCAAGTTGCTAGTGAGCTGAAAGCGTGTCTTTTCTCCGAAAAATTACGAAAAGGAGACACACCCGACGTGGACTTGAATAGTTCCACTGAACCGAGTATGAGCGTTGTTGGCACTGAAGAAAACCCTGATGCACGCTAG